Genomic window (Roseivirga sp. 4D4):
GCACCAGGAAAAAACAATGCTTTGAAAATGCTTGCCGAGGCACTTGCTGAACAAGGCATTGCAAGCCTGAGGTTTGATAAGCGCGGTATGGGGCTGAGCCAATCAGCTGGCAAGCAAGAGCAAAATTTAGTCTTTGATGACTTTGTTTCTGATGCAAGCCTTTGGTTTGACTATTTATCAAGCCAAAAGCGTTTTACCAAGGTCGGAATCGCTGGTCACAGCCAGGGTTCATTGATCGGTATGCTAGTCGCTCAAGAGAAATCGGCATCTGTGTTCGTTTCTATTGCAGGTCCTTCGCTGGGTATTGGTGAGACGATCATGGGCCAGCTCAAAAGCAACCCAGCCAACCCTCCTGCGATCATAGATGAGGCTAAAAACATTATGGATGAACTAAAAAAAGGCAACAAAGTCAGTGATATCCCCTCCTATTTCGCTAGTCTGTTTCGTCCAAGTATTCAACCCTTCATAAGCTCATGGCTCAAATACGATCCACAAGAGGAGTTCAAAAAATTGAGTATTCCGAGTATGGTAGTGAATGGCACTACTGATATTCAAGTCACTATGGATGATGCAAATCGCTTGAAAGCGGCAAATCCTGACGCAAGGATGATCATTATAGATGGCATGAATCATGTCTTAAAGAATGCCCCAAAAGAACGAAATGCCAATATTGCTACCTATAGCAATCCTGATTTACCACTGAATCCAGATTTCAAATTGGTGGTTACCTCCTTTTTCAAAGAACATCTCGCTACAACCAAATGACAAGAGAAGAAGCAAGAGAAATCCTAGCGTCAATGACGAAGGGTGAAAGTTTATTGCGCCATGCACGTACGGTAGAGTTAGTTATGGAAGCCTATGGCAAGCATTACAATGAAGATCCCGAAGAATGGGCCATTACAGGAATGCTTCATGATGCCGATTATGAGGCCTACCCAGAGGAACACCCAAACCGAATTGTAGCCATGATGCGAGAGAAAGGCGAGGAAAAAATAGCACATGCAATCTCCGCTCATTATACCAAGTGGAATGTCCCATATGACACGCTCTTGAGCAAAGCTTTATTGGCTTCTGATGAATTGACTGGCTTTATCGTGGCTTGTTGTCAAGTGAGGCCAGACGGTATAGTAGGTTTGACACCGAAATCGGTAAAAAAGAAGCTGAAACAGAAGAGCTTTGCAGCTAAGGTAGAACGAGACGAGATTCAGGCAGGAGTTGACTTATTAAAACTTGACATCACTGAACATATTCAATTCATTATCAATGTTTTATTAGAAAACAAGGAAGAGTTGAAAATTGGCTAATAGACTACTTTAATTCTTCCGTTTACATTTTCTACAAACTCATTTCCATTGAAGTCAGCCGTGTAGCGAACACGATAGGTATAGACTCCCTGAGGAACAAGTTCACCGCCAAAAGTGCCATCCCATTGTCCAGTAATTTCGTTGGTACTAAAGACCACTTCTCCCCATTTACTGTAGATCACCATTTCAAAGTCAAGCACACAATTAAACACTGCACCGAAGGTGTCATTTGTCTGATCATTGTTCGGTGAAAAAGCTGTGGGGAAGTTAACTAATGGCTTCAGGTTAGTGACAGTGCCTGTCACTGACAATGAACAACCCGCAGCATCCATTACAGTGACATTATAGTCCCCTGCACCAAGACTGTTTAATTCATTACCAGTGGTGGAAGTGTTTTGAGCCCAAAGGAATGTATATGGTGCTGTCCCTCCACTTACCTCTAACGTAAGCCCCCCATCTGCAACATCTGGACACGCTTGTTTCTCAACAAAATCAACTTCTATTGCTGCGGGCTCGGCAATACTGAAATCTAGGTTAACCTCACAATTGTTGGCATCAACGACTTGTACACTGTAATCGCCTTTGGAAAGACCATTTATATCACATGTTGATGTAGTCACTCCATTGCTCCAATTGAAGGAATAAGGCATTGTGCCACCTGTTACAGATACCATGGCTCCTCCTCTAGCACCATTGCAAACCGCATCTATTGGTGTTACCGTGGCACCAAGTTCATTTGGCTGGCCAATAACTATTTCCTGAGTCAATGTACAACCCAAAGCATCGGTGATGTTGACACAATAAGTCCCAGCCGATCGATCAGTAAGGCTATTTCCGGTGACACCGACATCCCAAGTAGCAGTATATGGCCCCAAACCGCCATTTATGGATACTTCTATGCTTCCATCTGCTTCTCCAAAGCATGAGACCGGCATTACGGTTTCCGTGATCGTCAGCGGTTCATAGACAATAACTGTCAAGTCTTGAGAAACACCATCGCATTGGTTGCTTATGATTGTGGTTTCAAAAAACCTAAGCGTATGCTGACCAGGACCATCCCAGTCGACAAGGACCTCATTAGTGCCCTGCCCTGAAATTATAGATCCTCCAATAGCTTCCCAAGTATAGGTAGAGCCGGTAGCAAATGGTGTTGTATATAAAATGCCTTCGAAATCATCCGAACACAGGTCAATTGGCCCAGTCGGTGCTAAAGGTTCAAGGGCTTCGCTAAGCAGCACATTGTAGCTTATTGTATCGCTAAGACAGCCCGAGGGCGACTTAGCCAAAACCCTCATTCTCGGATTTGGATTGCTGATATCCCAGTCCACGGTCACAAAATTGCCTATACTAGAACCGTCTATAGTTCCCCCATCTACAAACCACTCATAGGTGTAATCTGGCAACGTTCCTAAGGCAAAGTACTGTATATCTTGAGCGTCAGGGCAAACCGAAGCGGGTCCCACAATACCATCTACGCCATCGGCAATCACGTTAATTGTTCTTCGAACCACCAAGTTGCTGCACTGACTAGTCCCTTTGGAAGCGATCATGTCGATGACATATTCACCATCTTCTGTGAATTCATGTGTCACCACGTCACCAAAAAGTATGGTACCATCGCTAATTTCCCATCTGAATGAAGTGTATGCATCTTTTAAAATCTGGATGTCTGAAGTGACCGTTAAGGTCAACTCAGAAGCCTCGCATATCTCATCTTGGATAACCCCAAGTTGTTCATCTCTGATTTCAACATCGAACTCTCCCAAATCACCTCCTACTGCATAACCGAAGGATTCAGAATCACCGAAACCATAAACATGAGCGACCACTCCATTGGGGCTAATTAGCCTTCTGGGTCCTTGATTTGTTTCTATGGTTAAATAAGACAAATCAGCATTCCCAGGAACGGGGAGAAACTGACTGCTAATATCTGTACCATCATAATTAACACTCAAATTCTGAGTGGGCGTCACCATGCTTATAAAGTATTTCTGGGTTCTTGGACTCGTCATCACCTGAAAAACCACGTCTTGAATAATCTGATTAGACGGACTCAAAATAATCATGAAAGGGTCCGCGAGATTATCTCCTCTAATATCAGCATCGCAAGCCTTTCCGGTGGTCAGTTGCATCACGGAAATAGGCCTATTGGATTCGATATATAATGGGTTCTCTACACGCAAGGTTGTTCGATCCCCACGGTCAAGCGTAATCGGCACTGGGCTTGTAGTGGTGGTAATACTGGTATTATCTTCAGCAGCAAGGATTTGAACAATATCACCCCGTGATCTGGTTTCGAACGGTACCACAACATATTCCTTTCCCCAGTCTGCTGTGGGATACATTTGGTTGTATAAGTGATCGGCAGAGTTACAATTGTCAACTAGTGTGCTGATATGACCAGAGAATACAGCAATTGGCTTACAGAACACCTCGGGATCATTATTAATGACATTCACTGTAGTTCCCGATAAATTGAGGGTGGCATAATACGCGATCTGCTCTCCCAACAGCAGTGTATCTTGAAACGTTACATTCGCAGGGTGTGACACTGTGCCATCCGTATCCAACATGTCAACCACAGGTCTAACCTCGTATATGGTAGTGTCAGCTGTGCCTACCAACAAAAGCTGATTTTGGGTCGCTCCTACCTGGAAGTTGTCATTGTTATAAGTATGTACTAGGTAACTCTCTCCCAATGAATTAATGGGCAAAACCATAGTAGCATCTGCCGAGGCGATGTCTTCGTTCAAAGCATGAACGGTCACTTCATCAACCGTAGTGATCCTCACAGCAATACGTTCTCTAATTTCAGGTCCTGTCGGTTTAAACTCAGACGGTATTGCCAATTCTGTTCTTCCTCCTGCAACTACATCGAAAGGAACCCGATAATTAGTCCCGGCTATTTGAGCAATACCAGAAGTATTCGTTTTACTGCTTACAAAAATGCTGATGTTGTTGTCGTTGTTACCCGATCCATTTACCAAAAACCCTACGTAAAATTCTCTCCCTTCTGTACTTCCTGTTTGCCCCAATACAGGTTGAGAAATTGACCATAGCAAGACAGTCGCCACGAAAAGAATAAAATTATTTACGATTTTAGGAGTCAAAGCGTGTTTTGCCTTTCAGTTGTTGGGTCAAAATACAGCCTAAACCTCATTGGTTGAAGCTTTACTTCTAATAAACGTGTAATGCGTCAATTAAAGACATAAAAAATGATGCAAAAACTGGTAGTGCTTACGGGAGCAGGAATTAGTGCAGAGAGCGGGCTGAAGACATTTAGGGATTCGAATGGGCTTTGGGAGGGGCATGATGTTATGCAAGTAGCCTCTCCCCAGGGATGGTCTTCCAATCCAGAACTAGTCTTAGAGTTTTACAATCAAAGAAGAAAGCAAGCCCAAACGGCTCAGCCGAATGAGGCGCATACCATTCTAGCGGAGCTTGAGAGTCATTATGATGTTCAAATCATTACGCAGAATGTCGACAATCTTCATGAAAAAGCGGGAAGCTCCAATGTATTACATCTTCATGGCGAGCTTTTTCAATCACGAAGTACTTTCGATGAAAATCTTGTGTACAAGATGGATCATTGGGAACTGAAGCTTGGCGATCTCTGTGAGAAGGGAAGTCAGCTGAGACCCAATATTGTTTGGTTCGGAGAAGCTGTACCGATGATGGAACCAGCTGTGAGATTCAGTCAGGAAGCCGATATATTTCTTATCGTGGGCACATCACTACAAGTGTATCCAGCAGCTAGCCTCATCGACTTTGTAAAGGCCCAGAGTAGGAAATATCTGGTTGACCCCAACCCTCCCAGCTATAGCTCAGACATTATTTTTATCCCAGAAAATGCGACATCGGGCATGAAAAAGCTAAAAAACATCCTCTCAGACCAATTAGGATTTTGAAATTCTAAATAATTAAACTTCATTTGCGTCATCATGAAGTTATGAGAAAATCCACGTTCATATCAACAGCCATCCCAGAGCTGTCATTGAACGTGAGTTGCTAAGCAACTTGCGAGCACCCCCGCTTTTACTTTTTTATACGACATAACTTTCAAAAATGACACAGTCAAAAAATACTATACATAGGTATTGGCTATACCTTAAAATGGCCATCGGTGGTAAACAAGAAGATTTCACTACGGGCAGCATACGCAAAGCCATCTTCATGCTCTCCATACCCATGATTCTGGAAATGCTGATGGAATCGACCTTTGCATTGGTGGATATCATATTTGTTTCGCAAGTATCAGTGAATGCGGTCGCCACTGTAGGATTAACAGAGTCGGTAATCACCCTGCTCTATGCTGTAGCCATTGGCTTAAGTATGGCGGCCACTGCTGTAGTGGCAAGGCGAATTGGTGAAAAAGATAAGGCTGGAGCTGCAAAAGCGGCTGTACAAGCCATATTTCTAGGAGCAACCATCGCAGTGATAATCGGTGTACTAGGCATCATTTACCCGAAAGAAATCTTGGGATTAATGGGTGGTGAGGAAAGCTTAATTGCAGAAGGCTATGGTTACACGAGAATACTGATCGGAGGTAATATTACCATTATGTTGCTCTTCCTGATCAATGCTGTATTCAGAGGTGCTGGTGATGCTTCTGTGGCCATGTGGACACTAGTGTTGTCCAATGGACTCAACATTATTCTCGACCCGATATTCATCTTTGGTCTGGGTCCTATCCCGGCCTTTGGCGTGGAAGGTGCGGCCATTGCCACAACCATTGGGCGTGGTGTGGCCGTTGTCGGTCAGTTTATGATTCTCTTCTTTGGTTGGGGAAGGATCAAGATTGGTATCCGAGATTTCGTAATTAACCTTGCCGTGATGTGGAACCTGATCAAAGTTTCATTGGGTGGAATTGGTCAGTTCTTAATCGGTACCTCAAGTTGGGTTTTTCTCATGCGGATCATGTCGGAATTCGGTAGTGATGTACTGGCTGGATATACGATTTCCATCCGAGTGATGATGTTTACATTGATGCCTGCATGGGGTATGAGTAATGCCG
Coding sequences:
- a CDS encoding alpha/beta hydrolase family protein → MKKFAFSYLIFALTLSVSNAQSYQEEEVILPVENGNLGGIIILPEGKKRQKFPVVMIIQGSGPTDKDGNSIGAPGKNNALKMLAEALAEQGIASLRFDKRGMGLSQSAGKQEQNLVFDDFVSDASLWFDYLSSQKRFTKVGIAGHSQGSLIGMLVAQEKSASVFVSIAGPSLGIGETIMGQLKSNPANPPAIIDEAKNIMDELKKGNKVSDIPSYFASLFRPSIQPFISSWLKYDPQEEFKKLSIPSMVVNGTTDIQVTMDDANRLKAANPDARMIIIDGMNHVLKNAPKERNANIATYSNPDLPLNPDFKLVVTSFFKEHLATTK
- a CDS encoding HD domain-containing protein → MTREEAREILASMTKGESLLRHARTVELVMEAYGKHYNEDPEEWAITGMLHDADYEAYPEEHPNRIVAMMREKGEEKIAHAISAHYTKWNVPYDTLLSKALLASDELTGFIVACCQVRPDGIVGLTPKSVKKKLKQKSFAAKVERDEIQAGVDLLKLDITEHIQFIINVLLENKEELKIG
- a CDS encoding gliding motility-associated C-terminal domain-containing protein, whose protein sequence is MTPKIVNNFILFVATVLLWSISQPVLGQTGSTEGREFYVGFLVNGSGNNDNNISIFVSSKTNTSGIAQIAGTNYRVPFDVVAGGRTELAIPSEFKPTGPEIRERIAVRITTVDEVTVHALNEDIASADATMVLPINSLGESYLVHTYNNDNFQVGATQNQLLLVGTADTTIYEVRPVVDMLDTDGTVSHPANVTFQDTLLLGEQIAYYATLNLSGTTVNVINNDPEVFCKPIAVFSGHISTLVDNCNSADHLYNQMYPTADWGKEYVVVPFETRSRGDIVQILAAEDNTSITTTTSPVPITLDRGDRTTLRVENPLYIESNRPISVMQLTTGKACDADIRGDNLADPFMIILSPSNQIIQDVVFQVMTSPRTQKYFISMVTPTQNLSVNYDGTDISSQFLPVPGNADLSYLTIETNQGPRRLISPNGVVAHVYGFGDSESFGYAVGGDLGEFDVEIRDEQLGVIQDEICEASELTLTVTSDIQILKDAYTSFRWEISDGTILFGDVVTHEFTEDGEYVIDMIASKGTSQCSNLVVRRTINVIADGVDGIVGPASVCPDAQDIQYFALGTLPDYTYEWFVDGGTIDGSSIGNFVTVDWDISNPNPRMRVLAKSPSGCLSDTISYNVLLSEALEPLAPTGPIDLCSDDFEGILYTTPFATGSTYTWEAIGGSIISGQGTNEVLVDWDGPGQHTLRFFETTIISNQCDGVSQDLTVIVYEPLTITETVMPVSCFGEADGSIEVSINGGLGPYTATWDVGVTGNSLTDRSAGTYCVNITDALGCTLTQEIVIGQPNELGATVTPIDAVCNGARGGAMVSVTGGTMPYSFNWSNGVTTSTCDINGLSKGDYSVQVVDANNCEVNLDFSIAEPAAIEVDFVEKQACPDVADGGLTLEVSGGTAPYTFLWAQNTSTTGNELNSLGAGDYNVTVMDAAGCSLSVTGTVTNLKPLVNFPTAFSPNNDQTNDTFGAVFNCVLDFEMVIYSKWGEVVFSTNEITGQWDGTFGGELVPQGVYTYRVRYTADFNGNEFVENVNGRIKVVY
- a CDS encoding SIR2 family NAD-dependent protein deacylase; the encoded protein is MQKLVVLTGAGISAESGLKTFRDSNGLWEGHDVMQVASPQGWSSNPELVLEFYNQRRKQAQTAQPNEAHTILAELESHYDVQIITQNVDNLHEKAGSSNVLHLHGELFQSRSTFDENLVYKMDHWELKLGDLCEKGSQLRPNIVWFGEAVPMMEPAVRFSQEADIFLIVGTSLQVYPAASLIDFVKAQSRKYLVDPNPPSYSSDIIFIPENATSGMKKLKNILSDQLGF
- a CDS encoding MATE family efflux transporter is translated as MTQSKNTIHRYWLYLKMAIGGKQEDFTTGSIRKAIFMLSIPMILEMLMESTFALVDIIFVSQVSVNAVATVGLTESVITLLYAVAIGLSMAATAVVARRIGEKDKAGAAKAAVQAIFLGATIAVIIGVLGIIYPKEILGLMGGEESLIAEGYGYTRILIGGNITIMLLFLINAVFRGAGDASVAMWTLVLSNGLNIILDPIFIFGLGPIPAFGVEGAAIATTIGRGVAVVGQFMILFFGWGRIKIGIRDFVINLAVMWNLIKVSLGGIGQFLIGTSSWVFLMRIMSEFGSDVLAGYTISIRVMMFTLMPAWGMSNAAATLVGQNLGAKQPDRAEISVWKTGKYNAIFMAVISVIYLIFAKYIIGLFSNVDDVVNYGALSLQVIAAGYIFYAYGMVITQSFNGAGDTKTPTIINFFCFWVFQLPFAYLAAITFDWGPMGVFSAITLAEILIAMVSIWLFRKGKWKTVQV